The DNA window GCTTTGCATTCCCATTctgtttttcattcaaatcacaaaCGCCCATGAACTGACATTGCAGAAAAGACGCTGCCCAATGAAACGTGTGTCAGTGTGTGCACACCGCCCAAGCCCCTCCCTCTCCGGCTGCCAGCATCACAGCTGACCGGCGGAGATGCTGTCGTCAAACCGGAGAATAAAATCCGGTTGAAGGACTCGTGCAGGCCTTGTCATTCATAGTTTGATTCGCAAGTACGCATAACTGCATGGCGATCTTGTTGACCGTGTGCCGCAATTCAGCGCGTGTAGGACGTCGCTCAGATTCCAAGGACACCGGCGACGTGCACGTCTGACGACTGCACGGTGGTCGCGACTTCATCGAGTTTCATTGACGGGGACCAGCGCCCGTTTCGACGATGACACGTCACGAGATGATCGCGCCAGACAGATGCTGCGGTGCTGCACTTGCACGGCCATAGATTGGGATCTTCCCTGCCCGCTCGCTCCATGACCAAACAGCTTTAGCGcctcttccatttttttggggtgtgtgtgcataCAATGATACCCGCCAGCGCCGCAGCAATGTTACCGTCTGCAGAAGCTGCCAAACTGTACCAGACCAATTACGTCCGAAACTCTCGCGTCATCGGACTCCTGTGGGCCATATTCACCATCCTGTTCGGCATCGTGAACGTGACCATCTTCTCGCAGCCCTATTGGATCGGCGATGGCGTGGACACGCCGCAGGCCGGCTACTTCGGCCTCTTCCACTACTGCATCGGGGACGGGATCGCCAGGGAGCTAGCCTGCCAGGGTAGCTTCACTGAGTTCTCCGCCATCCCGTCCAGAGCCTTCAAGGCCGCCTCGTTCTTCATCGGGATGTCCATGATGCTGGTGGTCACCTGCATCGGATGCTTCTCGctcttcttccttctcagCACTTCCACCGTGTACAAGATCTGTGGCTGGATGCACGCTGCGGCAGGTAAGACGCACAGAACGCTCCATAGGACCCCAAAATATATCCATCACTgtagataataataataatgatggtcaattatttgtttttaccaaTTAGAGATGAAGATAaacttttctaaaaaaaaattgctctgATTTTGAATCTGccctagttttttttttttttggctttcaTAATGGTAATGTGGTAACAGTAATATTTAATGAGGATTAAGTGTCAGCAACAGgtgattgtatttttattgtcgtagcaataaaatacatatatatggtaaAAATCACTGTTGTGCAAGCAGGTCaaacatataaacaacaaaagataacaaccccaaaacctaaaaaaagtaaaggtaccatttttaaaatcagcatctaaaatacattaaaagaCGCATAAAGGGACCCAATGGTGTCTGcggaattttttatttctggacTGCTCAGTGTATTGTATATTTTCACATGTCATCACTTGGACTCCTTTCCATGTCTGTGGTGCACTGATTCGATGAATTAATTGTCAGTAGGGCTGCCAAGACTGACAAAACCTGTCCAGAATGTCTCTCAGAGTTGTTCTTGCAATGACACGCTGCCTGGAGGCATTTAAGGACCTTTATACCTCGTTTAACAGATGCAGTGACATATGGATGACAGCTCATCTtgttgttgagttttttttccaccaagtACTCCTGATATACTGTACTACAAGAGCTGTATTgtcacatttatatttgtaatGTGGTGGCCAGGGAATGAACCATTTTCAGTTTAGTCTCCTCGACAGTGCTATCCTCAGTCAACAACGACCTTACTAAAGCTgctcaatatttacatttgcaaattttCCATGCAGTTTGAGTGTTGTCTGAGTTATTGAGGCAGCCAGCATGAGGTGGTATTATGTTTGAACAAGGCCATCTCCGCCTGCTCTGTTGGTTGGAATTAATGCATTACGGCCGTTTTAATGAGCAGGCCACTGCTCCTGCCAAGAGATGAAAGAGAAAGTAGAGAGGAGAGAGTCTGCCCATGACAAGCTGCTGATGTCTAATGAGCGAGCCTGATTGCTTAGCTTTGTCGAGCAGCATTACTCTTAGATGAAGCTTAAAATTTCAATGACGTTGCTTTGGACTGGTGAGCAAGATAGCTTGTGGAGGGTTATGATAAAATTGAGTATAATAATGTGCTAAAGTCTTGCACTTGAAGGCTTCtgctcaaaaacaaaataataataattaaaaataatgataatggaGTCGCTGGCATAGAGGGAGGCGGGTTGTGCTCAGgtaaaaatgttaaatgtttgATGTAAATACAGACCACCAAGAAAAATCCGAGTGTGCAGCATGTATGTGTAAAAGGGGAGAAGGAAAAAGAAGTTGAGTGCTCCTGTGTCCATTTGATGGACTGCGGCGGTCTTTGCCTTAGTGCGGCTATTTCTGTCCATGCATCAAAGCTCTCTTACCTTTATCTCCTCCTGCTACGTTCACATAATTTCACCCATCGGTGCATCACTCCCACTCATTTTGACCTCTTTTTGCAATTGTTctatgtttggaaaaaaaattcagcttCCTTGCTCTCAAGAAAGCAAAATGTGCTTTCCATTCTCTATATTTGCAGACTCTACAAAATTAAACTACTTCTCATATTAATTTATGGTTCACTTGCCTTTTGTGTAAGACTACATTTTTGATGTATCATGAATATGATATTAGATAAATGCAGATTAAATTGGTTCTTTGTTAATACGTATATGGGGAAAGGAAAATCACAAGAATGAGGTGGGGGGGTGAAAAATAAGATaaggttatttttttcaaaatcattcagTGCTGCTCTGAGGTCAATTCATGATAACCTCTTCCAAATCTGCAAACATTTCCTTTTCACAGCCAGAGATGAGTCACACTTGCAAGAAAGCAGTCAGCAGAACCCTGTTTTTcgcaattacttttttttcccaaccatTCGACTTCTTTGTAGAGctccatttgtcattttgctttgagaactCCATACTCTAAACAGAGAAAACTTGATGGGTactaaaagattaaaaaaaaaattgatttctGCATGTTTGCAGACTTACATGCTAATTCGTGGATACTGTCagtaaacaaagaaacaaacaaaaatattggcATCAACATGAAAATGATATTGGCAGGCTGTCAAGTCCTATTTAGCCAGTCAAGAGCCACAAGGCATAGAAATGtgtggtcaaaaaaaaaaaaaaaaaaaacatgtttgtggaGTTATGTTCTCTGTTTCCGGGTGAAGTGCATTGAAATCAATTAAGTGAAGCCAAAggggggaagaagaaaaaaaaccaacacttGATTTTAACGAGGAAGCAGATAATAACTGCAGTTTTGGCCCTTATCCAGTCTCCTCTCACTCTCCAGACTGCAAATGAACACTTTCATTTCCAATCAGGCTTGTGAAAGCATCTATAGTGCTTCATTGGAGAAATGTCTTATTGCGTCGTTTGCCTTTGTCTTAATTCTGCATTTGGTCCATTCGGACGACGTACAGGGGAGACCTGCGCTCGCATCCTAATTGTACCAGAGATCATTACAGCAACGATTAGTATATTGATCAAATGTGCGTCCCTTAAAATGCATGTGGATCTGCTGTACACAATCGCATTGACTCTGATGCAGTTCAAGTAGGACGCTTTATTAGGGATGCCAGCAAGTTGACCTATTTACTTGGATTGGAGGAGCACCAATTTGGAAAGTCATATAGCGAAGCGAGGGCAAGATAGATTCCAGCGTTGTGTACATTATAGCGCAATTTGATTCCCGCATTTCTTAAACAatagtcaaacattttttgggaAGGTTAAACTAAaccattaactttaataaAGACAGCGCTAACAAATGTTACGGATTtgctatattttttaatggaaatcaaaaaaatgacaaccatGATGAGTTGATTGTTCtggctatttaaaaaaaataaaaaatacagcgTATAAGATTAAGTAGCAGTAGACACCTTTTATAAATGAAGGTGACGAAagtatttcaaataaaaatgtgcgtCCACAATGAACAGTTGCCCAAAACAACTCATTTTAATACAAGTGTACACCAAAAAGGGACTGCGGAATTGTCGCCAGTCGATACCTTTTTAGTTGTACCACATTGTGTGACCATTGTCGCATTAGAAATGGGGACAAGCAGTCAATTGTAGTGCCGCAGCTTCACACAATGATGGTGTTGCGTTTCAAGTCGGACACCCACTGGGACACATTTATGTAATGCACAAAGTGTCTGTTACCATTACAACGTGATGCATTGGGAATTTCACTCTTCACAGGCAGCAAGTGTCCTCCGCCGTAGGGGGAATGAGCGAATGCACTTTTAAACTCTCCAAGGTAAATAAAACCCCCCATCAAGATTGAGATTTTTACATATTCAGCAGGCCTTTTACTTTTAGTCCAGTGTTACACAAGAATATGGTTTAGGGGAAAATTCTGCTGCAGTGCGAATCATCAGTATGGAGACGATGTGCGTGCTATGCTAAGTTCAGCAGGATTTAGGGAgattttggaaatgaaacttgctcactggccctaatttttttttcttttggtattttgctCAACTT is part of the Syngnathus acus chromosome 6, fSynAcu1.2, whole genome shotgun sequence genome and encodes:
- the LOC119124484 gene encoding LHFPL tetraspan subfamily member 3 protein-like isoform X2, whose product is MIPASAAAMLPSAEAAKLYQTNYVRNSRVIGLLWAIFTILFGIVNVTIFSQPYWIGDGVDTPQAGYFGLFHYCIGDGIARELACQGSFTEFSAIPSRAFKAASFFIGMSMMLVVTCIGCFSLFFLLSTSTVYKICGWMHAAAGVCLVLGCMIYPDGWDSDEVRRMCGEQTDKYSLGACSMRWAYILAIMGILDALILSFLAFVLGNRQDGLMTEELLAESKEGGNA